TAATATTAGCTATAACCTAAAGGTGACTGAGAAGACAGTTCAACCAGTTAAACTGTCTTTTTTGAATCACCACCAGCTACttcatcaatcataaccttacaAGGTAGacaaattgtataattattatcatcattaaataattaataatttgtaatagatttaacatatataatatatttcgaattgtaattcaattaaATGGTCATTTTATATTAATCCTAAGCCCACATGATATATAAATGATCCCCGTTTTGCCGGACTAATTCTAAGCCCAGAGGACCCTGCCTGAGGCGTTATGCTATGGACTCAAGTCCACCTTGTAAAACGCAAGTCGCGCAATCAATATAGAAAAGTCAAATTAAAGGCAGCAACATTTCCAAAGCCTTGAACCCTAGACCTATGGTTAAGAATGAATGAGTCCTTACACTCAATCACACCCTACAAGTTTAAAAAAGTTGAATTAAATTGATTATAGCGAAAACTCAACCCAAAAAACTACAACTATATATTATGAAGTCTtgaaaacctaattttgaaGTTACAAGATCAGAGGGGTTTAGGGCTTTAGGCACATGCACGAAAGTCAGGATTCCTAAGGACGAGGAGTTGACATTAGATAAAGGCAGGCACATGCTCGCCAAATCTCACAACTGATTCTATCGGATCTCCTACTGCATTTCCCATCTTCTCAGTTCTCAACCAGATTCcttatattgtttataattcataGTTTCACAATCAACCATCtctctcaaaaaaataaattttgcatTACCTTTTTATATGCAGGCGCTGGCCTGGCGAATCAGTTTGCTCCTGCAAGCTGCGATAATGGCTTCTTATTACTTCCTTTTATCTATTTGGCGATTCCCTTTCCGACGCCGTAAACGGTAAACTTACTCCGCCTTCCTCAACTCTACGTTCCGGACACGCGCTGCGCGTTCggaaaaactcaaaaatttctctctttaatttgtttttggaAAATTTGGCGCGAATGACTACTTCTCCTCCATTGGCGGTGGAAGGGCCATTGAAGAGGCTAAGACCTAAGTTCCATACATCGTGGTTGCAACTGTTCCAGATCTGGTCACCTCCTCCAAAAGGTCACTAGGTTTCAGGCATAATTTCTGATAAAAAATAGACGATTAAAATGGTCGCCTTCTTCGAGAAGGCAGCCGTTTTCTGGTTGCCTTAGGACCAAAAAATGGTTGGCGACCATTTGTGGTTGCCTCCTACAGAGAGGCGGCAGGTGACGATGGCCAGGGctggtttttataaaaaaaaaattatgcttgAACCTAATTACTTTCTATCACATGTCACTAACTTATTTTAGGTTTCATTGTATaaaaatactccctctgtcacattttacatgtcctatttactattcattggtcaaatcaattcttccttttttgcttattttctttagtaattttctattatttttaaatttaattttttgtgtttaatagtacttttaatgtagtttctaaatatataaattttatatattaatgctaaacttaataatatgaaaaattggattaaaaattacttcagtcaagtctcattaaacgaaccagacatccattttgggacggaggtagtagaatgttaaaaaattaaattacattttttaaaattttaaatttttaattaattttttaaataaaatttgagtgcttatttgacctttttcccctaaataatattttcctctAAGGACACGATCACTGTATTAAAGCAGCCACCTCTAAGTCCTCTAACGGCTCTACGACCATGACCAAAGGCCACTATAAgcaaaatctttaaaataatttgcaTGTGATACACAACTTTATCTCTTTTGGATTTTACTAATATACAATTGATCAACTTTTCAACCTTCAAAGCGATTGgctatgaataaatatataaatatatagccATCTCTAATGATCTCCGTCTTCCTCCAATGGCTCCTTCCACCTACGTTGCATTGTTTATCTCTCTCTTCCCTTTTCTCTATGCTTCTGCTTCCCCCTCGTCCCTCTGCTCTTTCAAATACATTTACCAGTTCGGAGATTCTCTCGCCGACACCGGAAACTTAATCCGCATTCCCGGCGCGCTTTCCACCTTCCACGCCGATCGCCTTCCGTACGGCCAATCCTTCTTTCACCGCCCGACCGGTCGCTACTCCAACGGCCGCCTTATCATCGACTACACCGCCGCCGCACTTCATCTTCCTTTAATTCCTCCTTACCTCGACTTCAACGCTTCGTTCACTCACGGCGCTAATTTCGCCGTCGCCGGAGCTACGGCTCTCGATCAGGCGTTCTTCGTAGGGAAGAATATTAGTATTCCGTCGTTCCGGCCGCCGATCAGCGGTCAACTGCGGTGGTTCCAGTCGCACCTCAACTCCACCTGCCACGCGCGGTCAAAGTGCGTGAGGAGGAGGTTCCGAGATGCGTTTTTCGTTTTCGGCGCGTTTGGAGGTAACGACTACTATAACGCCGTGTTTCGCGGCAAATCCGTTGAGGAAGTTAGGACGTACGTGCCGGATATAGTTAACGCCGTTATCAGTGGGATTAAACGGGTCGTCGGACTCGGAGCTAAGCGGGTGGTGGTTCCGGGCACGTACCCGTCCGGATGCTTGCCCGTTTACTTAACCGCTTTCGGAACCTCCGACCCGAAAGCCTACGATGATTTGGGATGTCTGAAGAAATTCAACGAGTACTCTTCGTATTACAATAGCCGTCTTAGGAAAGCTGTTTCGGCGCTCGGCGAAGAACTCTCCGGCGACGCTGTGATCGTCTACGCCGATTACTACGGCGCTCTCCGGTCGGTTCTCCGGCGGGGATCTTCTCTCGGATTCGCGAAGGAATCGTTGCTCAAGGCGTGCTGTGGAACTGGAGGGAAATATAATTTCGACAGCAAGAAAACGTGTGGATCGGAGGGCGTTCCGGTTTGCTCTAACCCGGACCGGTTTGTGAGCTGGGATGGAACGCATCTCACAGAACAAGCCAATCGTCTTGTTTCGCAACTTGTGATTGATCAAGTATTTAGAAATATGAAATGTGCATAaatggaggtttttttttttttttttccataatatttgcttcaaaattaatattttccattcaaaattatttgcaagtattttagtctttttttttttaattcaaaaagttgttacATGCATTtggtagtatttttttttttttttgtagttgatataaataattataattgtattattatatctGTCAATCATTGTAGCTTTGAAAAGAAACCTCATTGTTAGTTTTATGGAGTGTGCACAATGATTAGCCCaacataaatcaaaattaaagaatatagtGATTGATTTAGGAAATCAAAAAGAGTTGATACTCGAAGAGTCGAAGATGGTGAAGTTGCTAGTAAGGTTTTAGAATTGCAATCTTCCTTACgtgacaagaaaaaaaaaaaggcgaaATTGTCCATCTCAAACACCCCAACATTCCTATCCAACAATTTGTGATCATTTGGGGAGGTTGCTCCCACACCGTCACTATTGAGACTCAATCCTCctcttttgacaaattttacatTTGTAATCAATTGAATTGCGTATGCGAACAAATTAAACTTGTTTTAAATAGCATCCACTTGCCACAAATTCTGGTGATTTGCAAGTAATCTCCCTTCGCTTTTGGGGGATTTTGGGcaattaatacaaaattatgACCAAGTATTAACGCTCGATCAACACTAAAGATACAATATATAATCAAGTCCCGTACGTGGAGCTAATTCAGTTGATTCGATCGACCGGCCTCCTCAATTCCCTTGGGCTAACTTCACCGCCACTTCGCAAGCCCTGTGTACCCGGGCAGCCCATTCTTGGATAGTCCTCACGGCCAGCCTCCTCAATTCCCTTGGGCTAACCTCACCATGCTATGACCCAACTTTGACCATCTGCGATATGATATGAACTATTGCACACCCATTACATATTACCTAAATTGACAATGCAAACCTAATTTGGTATTATGATGAAATTCAACATGATATAATCTTacaatattaaaacaataattgTTAAAAAATGAGACCTAATCAAGTAATTTACTGATAAATGGTCAAGTTAAATTGGttctagtttatttatttaatatgaattgagtttaataaatattatgtttttattttaatttatatgaaaaattatataaaagagaGTACAAATTGAATTATTGTTCAGATATCTAATTTCACTGATCGTTCTATAATCTAAATTTCATTCTAATGTATATGTGTGGGGATCAAATAAGAACTACTGCCTAGGTAAAAATTGCAAATTCATGTTGACTGTCAATTTGAGAATAATCaactttaaagaaaaaaataataataaaaataaggtgatattttaatttaagaaatattttaaagtgTATCCAACAACCttagtaataattattgttgttgttttctgTTGTTGTTAGAATTGGGTTGTTTCCACTTTCCACCTCCTCCTTTCCTTCACCATCTGTTCTGTGGAAGCAGCTGAAAACCTGCAGCATTATCATATCACTTGAGAAAAAGACATTGTAAGTCTAGGAGGATAAGTTTGGTTTTCCATattcacacatatatataatatatatgcatgtatgtcCAAATCATGTTCACGAGTTGCATATATTCTTTATTCTATATCTTTAAACATCTATGTCTTCTTTCCAAACCccggaatatatatatatatatgtgaaatacaaaattacacacacaaacacatacatacattGATCAGAGCATGAAAGAAAAACACCAACAGATGCCGTCTCGAAGCAGCCATTCACGCTAAAACGAATTGAACGGTGTAGAAGAATCATCATCATATCGTCTCAGGTTACCACGTGGTGTTCTCAATCAAACGCCTGGTTTTGGTGCAGTGTCAATGCTTACACACTCTTCTCATAGATTCATATACGTGTATGCGATAGATCAAAAAGAACCACATAGCAAAGAACTAGcattgtggtcaagtggcatagtAGTGGCTGTGAGCTCAGAGGTTCGACCCTAAGTTAAGAATATATGTACAACCTACACTACATTGTACCGAAGACACAGAGTCaattgtactcaaaaaaatgagAACCACCTCTAATATGCAAACTGGTTATTGTACATCTTTTAATATTTCTAATAAGGAACATACTAGTACCATAAACGTATCTCTATCATCCTGATGTAATCCGACCATCTCTAACCATTACGTAGACCATTACTTACGTACCTTACCTCTCCATCAGACTCCCCGACCCTACTTCCGATCAGACTTGACCAGGAAACCTTTTGATCCGACAGTTGTCGAGCCTCTTTTTCCCGTAACCTGCCTCAAAGGAACTCCCGAGTGAAAGGATCAATCATATCATGTCTCGTCACTGCCCATTACCTTTTCCGATCCAGCCCTCATTAGACACTTGGCACAGTCGTTATAACCACCCAATTGGCATCCAACACGTGCAAGATATGCTGGTAACCCGACATGTTCGTCCGACAGCCTCGCCTATAAAAGGCCTACTATTAATTGCTAGTGGAGGACTTTGGACTCATCCTCGAACACTTCCGAATATCCTAC
This portion of the Ipomoea triloba cultivar NCNSP0323 chromosome 5, ASM357664v1 genome encodes:
- the LOC116021127 gene encoding acetylajmalan esterase-like translates to MAPSTYVALFISLFPFLYASASPSSLCSFKYIYQFGDSLADTGNLIRIPGALSTFHADRLPYGQSFFHRPTGRYSNGRLIIDYTAAALHLPLIPPYLDFNASFTHGANFAVAGATALDQAFFVGKNISIPSFRPPISGQLRWFQSHLNSTCHARSKCVRRRFRDAFFVFGAFGGNDYYNAVFRGKSVEEVRTYVPDIVNAVISGIKRVVGLGAKRVVVPGTYPSGCLPVYLTAFGTSDPKAYDDLGCLKKFNEYSSYYNSRLRKAVSALGEELSGDAVIVYADYYGALRSVLRRGSSLGFAKESLLKACCGTGGKYNFDSKKTCGSEGVPVCSNPDRFVSWDGTHLTEQANRLVSQLVIDQVFRNMKCA